In Candidatus Acidiferrales bacterium, the genomic window CCAGGCCTTTCCCGCCATGATTTGCATGGGTGCGAGGAGTTGGGGCCAGCCCCGATTCTATCGGGACAAGCCCGCGGACCAGGGCATAGACCAGCAGGGTGTTCAGCACGTGCAAAAAAATATTGAGCAGGTGAAAGTAGAAAGGCTGATGACCAACCCAGCGCACAAGCGCCGCGTAGCAGACCATCGGAAGCGGACGGTAGGCGTTGGACTGAGGTTCGCCGCCGCCCAGAAAAGCCCAAACATCTTGTTTGAAGAAATCCGACCAGCGCTGCGAAGAGAGGGCGGGATTCTCAGCAAGCTGTTGCAGGTCGTCAAAGACAAAAGTGTTGCCGGTGGCGTTGATATAGAGAAGGAATGCAAAGCTGCCCAGCAAGGCCGCAGGCAAGAGGGAGGACCGAAACCAAGTCTCTAGAAAGTGTTTCACAACTTGCAACACCCAGCGCCAGTGATGTCATGCTGAATCCCGCCGCAGGCGGGATGAAGCATCTCACCGCTGAGATTCTTCGTCCCGGTTTCATCGGGACTCACAACGACAAACGCGACTACGCAGAGACGAACTAGATTCTCGCCCCTTTTCATGCAACTGTTCCGGAATACCATTTTGTTCGCGCGATTATTGGCTTGGCGGGCAGTTGACGTCAACGGCCATTCCCGGTGCGCAGACGTGAATCAAGCCGGTATTGTCAGTGAAGAAGCTGCGAATGCCGGTGGCATTCTGGACGAGCGGGACGGCGGTAATGCTATAACGCGTCATTGCACCGGCTCCGATGCCACCTACTCCGCCGCCACCACCACCGGCCACTGCAACATAGGCAAGCTGATACCCGCTCTTCTGGGGATTTGCCTGAGACAAAACCGGATCGAGCAAGTCGGCCGCGTTCGCCGTGGGTGACCCACCACCCCCGGGCGCAGCCATGCTTGCGAGACTGCTAGGAAACCCATTCGCCGGAAAGGTGACCGAGTAGGTCATCAGTGCGGTGTTGATCTGCCGCATTGTGGCCACCGTGGCCGACTCATTGGCCGCGATCCGGGAACGAAGCAGGTTGGGAATGGCCATGGCCGAGATAATCAGAATGATGGCAACGACAAGCAACAATTCGATCAGGCTGAACCCATCAGAGTAGCCCTTCAGCGGCGTGAACCCTCCAGGCTGCACCTTCATGGCGAGTCCGGCCTGAGGTGAGTGCGCAACCACTTGATCTTCTGCCCGAACGATTGGACCGCCCATGGCCCCTTCGTCTCGATCTTCACACCCGTCGCTTCACTGTTCCAGGCCATCTCGTCCAGCGGGCGAACAATTAGTTGGAGGAGACCCTCCACGGGTCTCCTCCAACGATGACGGTTAGGGTTACTGGATGGCCACGCAGGGAGCGACCGGAGGCAATGCGCCGGTTCCGCCATAAATAGCGGCACCGCCGGGCCCGCAGTCGTAGACCACGCCCGCCTGGGTTGTAGCGAAGACACGGATACCACTGGTATTCTGGCTGATGGGCCAGGCGTCGATACCGTATGTGACACGACCGGGAGGTTGTGTAGGAGGTAGCCCAATTGTCACAGCGCCTGGGTTATACGCAAACTGGAAGCCGCTTTTCATGACGGGCATCGCCGCTGCACCGGACAGCACGCTGTCCAGCACATCCGCCTGGATCGGGTTCGGGTTGCCACCGCCCACCACCGGTTGCAAGCTGAGCAGCGCATCGGGGAACGAAGTCGCCGGATAGGTGGAGGCGTAGGTTATCATCCCCGTATTCATGGTGCGAAGTGAACCCACTGCCGAAGCCTCGTTCGCCGCAATGCGCGAGCGAAGCAGGTTCGGGATAGCGATTGCCGCGATGATCAAGATGATCGCCACGACAATCAGCAACTCAATCAATGAGAAACCTTTTTGCTTCATGCTTTCTCCTTTGCCTACTTGAACCCTCAAAATCGATAGTTTCCGAGGACGGAACCGTCCTAGTCCTATGCAAGGCTAGTACCAGAACCAAGAAACCGTCTCCGAATGTGCCATCGGTAGCTAAGTCCTTTTATTTCAGTTTAGTACTAAGTCAACTCTAACCGCCTTATGGGGATTCTGCCTCAGTATGCTTCGTTCGCACTATGTCGAAATGACATTCTGCGGCGCACGATCTGACGAAAAACGTCCTTTTCGGGCGGTAATCGGCGGGCCTGGG contains:
- a CDS encoding type II secretion system protein; translation: MGGPIVRAEDQVVAHSPQAGLAMKVQPGGFTPLKGYSDGFSLIELLLVVAIILIISAMAIPNLLRSRIAANESATVATMRQINTALMTYSVTFPANGFPSSLASMAAPGGGGSPTANAADLLDPVLSQANPQKSGYQLAYVAVAGGGGGGVGGIGAGAMTRYSITAVPLVQNATGIRSFFTDNTGLIHVCAPGMAVDVNCPPSQ